In Longimicrobium sp., the sequence GCCGCAGCAGCGCCGGACCGACGCCGGGCACCGAGTCCAGGTCGGCGAGCGTGCGGAAGCGGCCCCGCTCCGTCCGCCGGGCGACGATCCGCGCCGCGAGCGAAGGGCCCACGCCGGGAAGTCGGTCCAGCTCGTCCGCGGACGCGGTGTTCGGGTCCAGCCGCTCCCCTTCACCGAGGGGCGCACGGCGGCGCTCGGCGCGGGCGACGGAGTCCGCCACCTCGCCCAGCAGCCGCGACGCCGCAGCGCTTTCCACGGCCGGCGCGCCCGCCAGCGGCGCCGGCCGGTCCGACGCCGCCACGCGCGCCACGGCGCCCGCGGCCAGCAGCAGCGCGGCCACACCCAGCGCCAGGCGCTCCTGCGAGGTGGCCCCCATCCCTCAGTTCTCCCCGGCGGCCGGCTGCTCGCCGAACACGGCAGTCGCCAGTACGCGCCCAACCAGCCCCAGCGTTTCGCGCGAAACGAATTCCGGCTTGTCGGTGATGGCGTGCCAGCGCGCGTTGTCGGGCCCGTACTCGCGGTCGGCGACGATCACCGTGGGGATCCCCGCCGCGGCAAGCACCCGCCCCGCGTTCCGCATGGGCGGAGCAGTCCGCTGCACGAACACGCTGTCCGCGGCCGCCGCCTTCGCCGCCTCCCACACCCGCGCGGTGGCCTCGGCCGCCGTGGCGACGGAAAGCGAGTCGCGCGGGAACTCGGCCAGCTTGTCGCCCACGCCCTGCAGGACCACGGCGTAGCGGGGGCGATAGCCGGGCATCTGGGCCAGGAAGTGGCGGGTGCCCGCGAAGTCGGCCTCGTCGCGGAAGTCGTCGCCATCCGCGAACAGGATGTCGACGCCCACGGGCGCGGGCTGCTCCTTCAGCAGCTGCGCGATTTCCATCAACACCGCCACCCCCGAGGCGTTCACGTTGGCACCGGGGGTGGGAAAGCGGCGGTCCAGCGGATCGTACGAACCGTCGGCGCGGCGGCGGGTGTCGCGGTGGGCCACCAGGAGAATGCGCTCCTTGAGCTCGGGGCGAAATCGGGCCAGCACGTTGGTCAGCTTCACGGGCCGCCCGCCCTCGCCCGGCGCGGTGAACGGCTGCTGGATGACGGTGTCGGCGCGGAACTTCAGCTCGTCCACCAGCCACAGCAGCTGCCGCCGGCTCCCCTTGTCGCCCGGGTACCGCGGCCCGAAGCCCACCTGCGCGGTCAGGTGCGTCCATGCCCGGGCCGCGCTGAACTCCGGCGGGGGCGGCGCGGCCCGCGAGCAGGAGGCCAGCAGCAGGGTGAGAGCCGCCGCTGCGGAACGGGCGCGCCCGCGCGTTGGTATCAAGGAGTCTCGCCAGGTCGGGGGAGCGGGGCGAAAGGCTGGCGGCGGCTTGGCGCCGCCCCTTTCGCGGGCGTATACTAGGAGCCGTTCCCTTTCAGGGGCAAGGCCCGGAATCAGCGGATGAAGATCCTTACGCGGTACCTGATGCGGGCGCACCTGGGCCCGTTTCTTTTTTCGTTCTGCGCGCTCACCGGGGTGATCCTGATCAACACCCTGGCCAAGCGCCTTGCCGACCTGGCCGGCAAGGGGCTGCCCATGCGCGTGATCCTGGAGTTCTTTGCCCTGGCGCTCCCGGCCACCATCGCCCTCACCTTTCCCATGGCGGTGCTGGTGGCCGTGCTGTACACGTTTTCCACCCTGGTGGCGGAGAACGAGATCACGGCCCTCAAGGCCAGCGGGGTGGACCTCCGCCGCCTGCTGGCGCCCCTGCTGGTGGCCGCGGGGGTGATCGCCGGCGCCATGGTGGTGTTCAACGACCGGGTGCTCCCCGAGGCCAACCACCGCTGGAGCCAGCTGATCGTGGACATCGGCCGCAAGACGCCCACCTTTCTGCTGCAGGAGCAGACGCTCAACCGCATCTCGCCGCAGACGGGCGGGAGCGTGCTGTACCTGCGCGCGGGGCGCATCGAGCCGGGCACCAACCGCATGTGGGACGTGCAGATCTACGACGTCACCAACGCCACGCGCATGCGCACCATCTTCGCCGACTCGGGGCGCGCCATGTTCAGCGCCAGCGGCAGCGACATGATCATGCAGCTGTACGACGGGCACACCCGCGAGGTGGCGTCGGACGACCCGGCGAGCTTCCGGCGGGTGTACTTCCAGCGGCAGGTGTTCGGCATCCCGGGGATCAGCAACCAGCTCACGCGCAACGACCGGCCCGACGGCTACCGGGGCGACCGCGAGATGACCGTGGGAATGCTGCAATCGCAGATCGACACCCTCGCCCGCCAGCGACGCGACGCGGTGAAGGAGCTGCGCCAGACCGCGTTGGCGGACCTGGAGTTCGCCGTCACCGGCAAGGCCCCGGCCGCGGATGTGGGTGCGGCCGTGGCGCTGGACAGCTACATGCCCGAAAGCACGGTGGCGTCGCGCACCCGCCGCACCGCCGACGCGCTGGCCAACCTGCGCCGTCAGGTGGAGCAGGTGGAGGAAAGCATGCGCAACTACGAGGTGGAGATTCACAAGAAGTACTCCATCGCGCTCGCCTCGCTGGTGTTCGTCATCGTGGGCGCCCCGCTGGCGCTGCGCTTCGGCGGCGGGGGCATCGGCATGGTGATCGCCACCAGCATGGTGGTGTTCTCGCTGTACTACGTGGGGCTGATCGGCGGCGAGTCGCTGGCCGGGCGCGGCTACGTGACCC encodes:
- a CDS encoding helix-hairpin-helix domain-containing protein; the protein is MGATSQERLALGVAALLLAAGAVARVAASDRPAPLAGAPAVESAAASRLLGEVADSVARAERRRAPLGEGERLDPNTASADELDRLPGVGPSLAARIVARRTERGRFRTLADLDSVPGVGPALLR
- a CDS encoding M28 family peptidase — protein: MIPTRGRARSAAAALTLLLASCSRAAPPPPEFSAARAWTHLTAQVGFGPRYPGDKGSRRQLLWLVDELKFRADTVIQQPFTAPGEGGRPVKLTNVLARFRPELKERILLVAHRDTRRRADGSYDPLDRRFPTPGANVNASGVAVLMEIAQLLKEQPAPVGVDILFADGDDFRDEADFAGTRHFLAQMPGYRPRYAVVLQGVGDKLAEFPRDSLSVATAAEATARVWEAAKAAAADSVFVQRTAPPMRNAGRVLAAAGIPTVIVADREYGPDNARWHAITDKPEFVSRETLGLVGRVLATAVFGEQPAAGEN
- a CDS encoding LptF/LptG family permease, with amino-acid sequence MKILTRYLMRAHLGPFLFSFCALTGVILINTLAKRLADLAGKGLPMRVILEFFALALPATIALTFPMAVLVAVLYTFSTLVAENEITALKASGVDLRRLLAPLLVAAGVIAGAMVVFNDRVLPEANHRWSQLIVDIGRKTPTFLLQEQTLNRISPQTGGSVLYLRAGRIEPGTNRMWDVQIYDVTNATRMRTIFADSGRAMFSASGSDMIMQLYDGHTREVASDDPASFRRVYFQRQVFGIPGISNQLTRNDRPDGYRGDREMTVGMLQSQIDTLARQRRDAVKELRQTALADLEFAVTGKAPAADVGAAVALDSYMPESTVASRTRRTADALANLRRQVEQVEESMRNYEVEIHKKYSIALASLVFVIVGAPLALRFGGGGIGMVIATSMVVFSLYYVGLIGGESLAGRGYVTPLFAMWVMNALMTVVGLMGLATMGRESSTARSGMWDGVLQALRGLPLRRGAGR